The DNA segment CGTCAAGTTGGTGGATTTCGTTGGTCACGATCATGACTACCCATAGGTAATGAAATTGGAACGGTCTGCTCTGTCGAAATACGGAATACTGTTGAACGTCGCCAGATGAAATGAATCAGCATTGAAGAAATAGCGGCAGAAACTGCAGTTGTTGATTTGAAAGTTGAGCGATATGACTGTTGCCTTGGGAGCGCCGAGCGTCTGCTGCGCCACTGTGGCTATGGCCCCCCCCGAACTGACTGCCAATATCCTTTGCCCTTTTAGTCCCTGGATATAGCTCCTGGCATCAGCCACCCGCTGCTGAAACTCCGACCATGTCTCAGGGATCGGTCCGTCGATGCGATCTTCCATCCATAACAGCAATACTTGTCTTAAGACCCGGTAGAAGTCCTTCTTGCTATTCTTTGCCTGGAGCTTCAATTCATGGTGCTCCTCACCCAGGCAGTCAATCAGCGCGACGAAGTCGTACTCGTTGAGTCCCGGATGTTCCTTGACGCTGGCCACTTCAGTTGAGCCTTGGAATATTGCCTCCACCGTTTGCCGGTGCCGATTCATCGTCCCGAGCAATACGTGGTCGAAGACTATCTTTCGTTCAGCAAAGTATTCCCCGAGCAGTTGTCCCTGCTGCTGCCCCAATAATGAAAGCTGGTCATAATCGGCTGCTCCGAAACTTGCCTGACCATGCCTGACGAGATATAGCTCTGCCATCTCCCGCTCAACGCCTCAGGATATGGATCGCCAACGCGGCTTCTTCGACGCCCTGGAGGCCGCCGCCGTTCTCCTGCATGGCATGGCGGGCGCCATCGACCTGGCGCGCACCAGCCTCGCTGCGCAACTGGGTCACCAGTTCGTAGAGCTGGCCGATGCCGGTGGCGCCCAGCGGATGACCCTTGGATTCGAGGCCGCCCGAGGGGTTGATCGGGATTCGGCCGCTGATGGTGAATTCACCGCGCTCGGCAGCCGGGCCGCCCTCGCCCAAGGCGACCAAGCCGAGGTTTTCCGCCTGGATGATCTCGCCCATCGCCGAGGCGTCGTGGACTTCGGCGACGTCGATGTCGCCGGGACCGATGCCGGCGATCTCGTAGGCCTGCAGCGCCGCCAGGCGGCCGATGGCGCGTTCCGGCTCGTCGATGCCACGGTGGCTGAAACTGCGGATCACGCTGGCAGCAACCTCGATCGCGCGGCGACGATCGGCGCCGATCCGCTTCAGCCCTTGCTCGGTGCAGACGATGGCGGCAGCGGCGCCGTCGGACAGCGGCGCGCACATCGGCAGCGTGATCGGATAGGTGATCGGCGGCGCCGCCAGCACTTCGTCAATGGTGAAGGGCTGGCGGAACTGCGAGTAGGGGTTGTGCACCGAGTGACCATGGTTCTTGGCGCAGACGGCGGCGATCTGCCGTTGCGTGGTACCGTAGGTCCGCATGTGCCAGCGGCACATGGCGGCGTAGATGGACATGAAAC comes from the Georgfuchsia toluolica genome and includes:
- a CDS encoding histidine phosphatase family protein — encoded protein: MAELYLVRHGQASFGAADYDQLSLLGQQQGQLLGEYFAERKIVFDHVLLGTMNRHRQTVEAIFQGSTEVASVKEHPGLNEYDFVALIDCLGEEHHELKLQAKNSKKDFYRVLRQVLLLWMEDRIDGPIPETWSEFQQRVADARSYIQGLKGQRILAVSSGGAIATVAQQTLGAPKATVISLNFQINNCSFCRYFFNADSFHLATFNSIPYFDRADRSNFITYG
- a CDS encoding thiolase family protein; protein product: MTRLYIAGIAMTVFGRHPERSLHDLAGEALAGALKDAGCGAADIGAAYYSGMTNGPLQGQISVPGQVIFSKIGIESIPVFNVENACASGSSAFHLALQSLKAGATDVALAIGAEKMNIPDKARAMALFEGGWDVSRVEENYATLIRMGEGITPPPGSESTRPYSRFMSIYAAMCRWHMRTYGTTQRQIAAVCAKNHGHSVHNPYSQFRQPFTIDEVLAAPPITYPITLPMCAPLSDGAAAAIVCTEQGLKRIGADRRRAIEVAASVIRSFSHRGIDEPERAIGRLAALQAYEIAGIGPGDIDVAEVHDASAMGEIIQAENLGLVALGEGGPAAERGEFTISGRIPINPSGGLESKGHPLGATGIGQLYELVTQLRSEAGARQVDGARHAMQENGGGLQGVEEAALAIHILRR